In the genome of Nasonia vitripennis strain AsymCx chromosome 4 unlocalized genomic scaffold, Nvit_psr_1.1 chr4_random0003, whole genome shotgun sequence, one region contains:
- the LOC116738666 gene encoding uncharacterized protein DDB_G0287625-like yields the protein MVYSSDDTNDSDNEQHKKDDTPTNLPKKTFKRNPTLPTDPSKTQSVSQSKIPSNENKNEETNIPQSPSRSINSPSLPNNDDGVASNDNQDDDPDELGYRGNENNGDGGDRHVDLPRDDVDEDKINENQRNPNDLNNRNNNNERNRNERADQRNRNPRQNQRG from the exons aTGGTATATAGTTCAGATGACACGAATGACAGTGATAATGAGCAGCATAAAAAAGATGATACTCCGACAAATTTACCAAAAAAGACCTTCAAACGAAATCCAACTC TTCCAACAGACCCTTCCAAAACACAATCTGTCTCTCAAAGTAAAATTCCatcaaatgaaaataaaaacgaggAAACTAATATTCCTCAGAGCCCTTCTAGATCAATAAATTCTCCAAGTTTACCAAATAATGATGATGGAGTTGCAAGCAATGACAATCAAGACGATGATCCTGATGAATTAGGCTATCGTGGCAATGAAAATAACGGTGATGGAGGTGACAGACACGTAGATCTTCCTCGTGATGATGTTGATgaagataaaataaatgagAACCAACGAAATCCTAATGATTTAAATAATCGTAACAATAACAATGAACGAAATAGGAATGAAAGAGCAGATCAAAGAAATCGAAACCCTCGACAAAACCAAAGAGgttag